One segment of Ziziphus jujuba cultivar Dongzao chromosome 12, ASM3175591v1 DNA contains the following:
- the LOC107434094 gene encoding pentatricopeptide repeat-containing protein At1g05670, mitochondrial-like isoform X1: MKRCAIFSVSCLQTILHNQCLSFASNCLPFFSYRSCLYHGLSSSSTNIRPFPDYSPKKPTIRDAEFVHHISTTIKLRRSESLRRILKSYESKFRPDHLIWIFMSIKNDYKLVLDFFDWACLRREPSLEARCIVVQIATASKDLKMVHGLIREFWEKPNLDVSLSFTNFAEKLIYTYKDWGSDPHVFDIFFQVLVETGMLNEARNFFDKLLTYGLVLSVDSCNLFLSHLSRNFDGFEMAIKVFNEYPEVGICWNTTSYNIIINSICQLGKIKEAHHLLLKMEFRGSIPDVVTYSTIISKYCHVGELQKALRLIGEMEAKGLKANPYICNSIILFLCKNGKLFEAEKVLREMMMQGVVPDNVVYTTLIDGYCKLSNVPAAYLLFDEMRVRKIIPDFVTYTAIIHGFCKAGKMTEADNIFHEMVSRGLQPDEVTYTTLIDGYCKTGEVKKAFSLHNQMARKGLVPNVVTYTALADGLCKQGEVDIAIELLQEIHSNGLQLNVCTYNSIVNGLCKSGNIVQAQKLKEKMEEVAGMHPDSFTYTTLMDAYCKIREMDKAYMLLQEMWDRGYKPTVVTFNVLMNGFCLSGMLEDGERLLEWMLEKGIMPNTTTYNSLMKLYCIRNNMRATTEIYRGMCAQGLMPDNNTYNILIKGHCKARDMKTAGFLHKEMVAKGFLLTASSYNALIKGFHKRKKFVEARELFEEMRRQGLIADREIYNLFVDMIYKEGNMEVTLDLCDEVIENCLVRSKNEDM, encoded by the coding sequence ATGAAGAGGTGCGCCATCTTCTCGGTCAGTTGTTTGCAGACCATCTTACATAATCAATGTTTAAGTTTTGCTTCAAATTGTTTGCCATTCTTCTCCTATAGAAGTTGCTTGTACCATGGACTCTCATCAAGCTCAACAAATATCAGACCTTTTCCTGATTATTCCCCTAAAAAACCTACCATCAGAGATGCTGAATTTGTTCATCATATTTCCACCACAATAAAATTACGTCGGTCTGAGTCTCTACGCCGCATTCTGAAGTCTTATGAGTCCAAGTTCAGGCCTGAccatttaatttggatttttatgaGCATTAAGAATGATTATAAATTGGTTTTGGATTTCTTTGATTGGGCATGCCTACGTAGAGAACCATCACTAGAGGCTCGCTGCATTGTTGTTCAGATTGCTACAGCGTCTAAGGATCTCAAAATGGTTCATGGGCTTATTCGTGAGTTTTGGGAAAAACCCAATTTAGATGTTAGTCTTTCATTCACTAATTTTGCTGAGAAACTGATATACACTTATAAGGATTGGGGTTCAGATCCCcatgtatttgatattttcttcCAAGTCCTTGTTGAAACTGGGATGCTCAACGAggcaagaaatttttttgacaaattgttGACTTATGGTTTGGTTTTGTCTGTTGATTCTTgtaatttatttctttctcaTCTATCAAGAAATTTTGATGGCTTTGAGATGGCAATAAAGGTTTTCAATGAATATCCCGAAGTGGGTATTTGTTGGAACACTACATCatataacattattattaattctatTTGTcaattaggaaaaataaaagaagcccACCATCTACTACTGAAAATGGAGTTCAGGGGTAGTATACCAGATGTTGTAACTTATAGTACTATAATCAGCAAATATTGTCACGTTGGGGAGCTCCAGAAGGCTTTGAGGCTCATAGGAGAAATGGAAGCAAAAGGACTGAAGGCGAACCCATATATCTGTAACAGCATAATACTTTTTCTATGTAAGAATGGCAAACTCTTTGAAGCCGAGAAGGTCCTGAGGGAGATGATGATGCAGGGAGTAGTTCCTGATAATGTGGTTTACACTACCTTAATTGATGGTTATTGTAAGTTGAGCAATGTTCCAGCTGCGTATCTGTTGTTCGATGAAATGAGGGTTAGGAAAATTATTCCTGATTTTGTAACATATACTGCTATTATACATGGGTTTTGTAAGGCTGGAAAGATGACAGAAGCTGATAACATCTTCCATGAAATGGTAAGCAGGGGGTTGCAACCAGATGAAGTTACCTATACAACGCTTATTGATGGTTACTGCAAAACAGGTGAGGTGAAAAAAGCTTTTTCTCTTCACAACCAGATGGCTAGGAAGGGGCTTGTCCCAAATGTTGTCACCTATACTGCATTGGCTGATGGTCTCTGTAAGCAAGGAGAGGTAGATATCGCTATTGAGCTTCTTCAAGAGATCCATAGTAATGGTCTTCAACTGAATGTTTGCACTTACAACTCAATTGTTAATGGTCTTTGCAAATCAGGAAATATAGTGCAGGCccaaaaattgaaggaaaaaatgGAGGAGGTGGCTGGTATGCATCCTGATTCTTTCACTTATACCACTCTCATGGATGCGTATTGTAAAATAAGGGAGATGGATAAAGCTTATATGCTGCTGCAAGAGATGTGGGATAGAGGGTATAAGCCGACAGTTGTTACATTCAATGTGCTGATGAATGGCTTTTGTTTGTCAGGAATGCTGGAAGATGGTGAGAGGCTACTTGAATGGATGTTGGAGAAAGGTATAATGCCTAATACCACTACCTACAATTCTCTTATGAAGCTGTACTGCATTAGAAATAATATGCGTGCCACAACTGAGATTTATAGGGGTATGTGTGCGCAAGGATTAATGCCCGATAACAACACCTATAACATTTTAATAAAGGGACATTGTAAAGCAAGGGATATGAAAACAGCAGGGTTTTTGCACAAAGAAATGGTCGCAAAGGGATTTCTCCTCACTGCTAGTTCTTACAACGCCCTCATTAAGGGTTTTCACAAGAGAAAGAAATTTGTGGAGGCAAGAGAACTATTTGAAGAGATGAGAAGACAAGGTTTGATCGCAGATAGAGAAATATACAACCTTTTTGTTGATATGATCTATAAAGAAGGGAACATGGAGGTTACTCTTGATCTTTGTGATGAAGTGATTGAGAACTGTCTCGTAAGGAGCAAGAACGAAGACATGTAG